CACGGCCTGGGCGCCCTGGATCAGCTCCTGGGTGATGGCGACATCTTCGCGCGAGGGCCGGGGATCGCCGCCGGGGTGGTTGTGAACCAGAAAAATGCCGTGGGCCTGACGCTCCAGGCCGAGCTTGAGCACCTCCCGCACATAGACCGGCGCATGCCCCACCGTGCCCTTGCTCACCTGCTCCCAACTGATGAGCCGGAGCTTGGCGTCCACCAGGGCCACCCAGAATTCCTCGGCCTTGAGGGCTCCCAGGCGGCTCATGGCCATGTTTGCCACCACGGAAGGGTGACTCAGGGAAATGCGGGCCTTGGGCGGCTGCTGGTCTGCCCGGGCGCGGCATTCCTGCAGGAGCTTCCAGAACAGTTCCGTGCCCTGGCCCAGGCCTTCCACGCGGCGCAGATCCTCGGGCTGGGCGGCCAGCACGTCGGCCATGTTGCCCAGGCGTGCGAGCATGGCCTTGGCGATGGGCTTGGTGTCCCGCCGGGGCAGGGCGTAGGTCAGCAGCAATTCCAGCAATTCATAGTCGGCCAGGCTGGTGGGGCCGGCGAGAAAGCGCTCCCGCAGCCGCTGGCGATGGCCATGATAATGCGGCGCATCGCTCAAGGACGACCTCCGGACCGGGGGGACGCCTGACGCGCCGGCGGTCCCAGGGCCTGGGCCAGTCCGGCGATGAGCAGCTCAAGGGCCTGGCTGTCGTCCTTCTCGCCGCTTTTGATGCCGCGTTCGGCCTCCAGCAGCAGTTCCAGGCCCCGGGCAATGGCGGCCTCGGACAGCCGGCGGGCCAGGGCCAGTTTCTTATTGAGGATGAACGGCGGCAGCTGCACCGGCTCGTCGTGGCGGATTTGCCAGAGGATGCGCAGTTCCCGCGCGGCCACGGCCAAAAACCCGAAGGTGATGGATTGCTGCCCGCCCAGGGCGTTTTCCAGGACCTTTTTCCACAAGGTCACGGCTCCGGCGGCATCGCCGCCGCCGCCGCGCTGGACCATCTCCAGGAAGGCGAACAGATCCAGATCGGAGGTGTCATTCACCAGGGCCGCCATGGCCGGGGTGATGACGCCCGTTTCCCGCGAGGCCAGCAGGAGCTTCTCCAGCTCGCCTTCCAGGGCCGAGGCGTTCAGGGGCAGCACGGCCTGCAGGGCCTGCAGGGCATCGGCGTCCAGGGTCAGGCCTTCGGCGCGCGCCCACTCCTGCAGACGGCGGCGGATGTCGGCGGCGGTCAGTCCGGGGGATTGCCAGATCCAGCCGCGGTCCACAGCGGCGCTCCAGCAGGGCAGGGGCGGCTTGCCGCGGAAGTCCTTGAGGGGCTCCGGCAGCTTGGGCTTGCCGCGATCCCAGTCGCCTTCCAGGCAGAAGAACGGCCAGGCCTGGGAGGAGCAGCGGTTCAGCGCGGCGTTGAGGTGCTGCCAGGCGTCCACCTTCAGCTTTTCCGCATGCCGGACCACCAGCAGCCGTGGCACGCCGAGCATGTTTTCCAGGGTCAGGAGATTCCAGAAGCGGTCGGCCAGGCCTTCTTCACCCCAGAAGACGTGACGCTCCCAGCCGCTGGCATTGCCGGCAGCCAACTGCTCGATGCGCTCCTGCAGCAGCCGGCTGTCCGGACAGACGAGGAAGAAATATGGCGGGCGTGGTTTGGCCATGGGGTGAGGACTCGGCCCTTGCGGCCCCTGCCACAGGGTGGACGGAGGAGCCGGCCATGACGGGACGGCTCCTCCGAATGCATTGCGATGCGCGTGCTACTTCACCACCACGCTGACCAGTTTGCCCGGCACGTAGACCACTTTCTGCACGGTCTTGCCGTCCAGGTGCTTTTGCACGTTGGGTTCGGCCAGGGCCAGGGCCTTGATGACGTCTTCGGCGATGTCCGGGGCCACGTCCAGGCGGGCGCGCAGCTTGCCGTTCACCTGGACCACCACGGTGATGGCGTCCTTGACCAGGGCCGCGGGATCCACCGTGGGCCAGGGGGCGGCGGCCAGCAGATCCGCATGCCCAAGGCGGGACCAGCACTCCTCGCACAGGTGCGGGGTGACGGGCGCCAGCACCGTGAGCATGGTGGACACGGCCGAGGAGAGCACCCGCGCCCCGGCAGGGGACGCCAGCAGCGCATCCTTGCCCTGATAGATCTGGTTCACCAGCTCCATGACGGCGGCAATGGCCGTGTTGAACTGGAACTTCTCCCCGATGTCTTCCGCCACCTTCTGGATGGTCACGTGTTCCTTGTGACGCAGTTCGGCAGCCTCGGGCAGGCCGGCCTCGGCCACGTCGGCCGTGGTGGAGCCGGCGGCGGACAGGGCGGGCAGCGAGTGCCTGAGTTCGTCGATGAGCCGCCAGACGCGCTGCACGAAGCGGAAGGAGCCCTCAATGCCGGTATCGCTCCAGTCAAGATCGCGCTCGGGCGGCGCGGCGAAGAGCAGGAAACAGCGCACGGCGTCGGCGCCGTAGCGGGCGGTCATCTCGTCCGGAGAGACGACATTGCCCTTGGACTTGCTCATCTTGGTCCCGTCCTTGAGCACCATGCCCTGGGCCAGCAGGGCCTTGAAGGGCTCGTCGAACTCCAGCCAGCCCAGATCGCGCAGGGCTTTGACGAAGAACCGGGAGTACAGCAGGTGGAGGATGGCATGCTCCACGCCGCCGATGTACTGATCCACGGGCAGCCAGTATTTGAGGGCCTCGGGATCAAAGGGCCGGCCGTGCTCCCACGGCGCGCTGTAGCGGATGTAATACCAGGAGGACTCCACAAAGGTGTCCATGGTATCGGTCTCGCGGCGGGCAGGCTTGCCGCAGCGGGGGCAGGGAGCCTGGACAAAGGGCGCGTAGTCCGGCAGGGGGGAGCGGCCGTCCTCGCGGGTTTTGACGTCCAGGGGCAGCACCACAGGGAGGTTTTCCTCTTTTTCGGGCACCACGCCGCAGTCGTCGCAGTACAGTACGGGGATGGGCGCGCCCCAGTACCGCTGACGCGAGATGTTCCAGTCCCGAAGCCGCCAGGTGACGGCCGGTTCGGCCTTGTCCTGACTCTGCAGATGCTCCACGATGGCCTTTTTGGCCTCTTCGTTGGGCTGGCCGTCGAAGGCGCCGGAATTGACCAGCACGCCGGGATCCACGTAGGCCGCGGTCATGGCGGCCGGGTCCAGGGTGTCGCCGGCGGGCTGAATGACCACCTGCATGGGCAGATCGTACTTGGTGGCGAATTCAAAATCGCGCTGATCATGCGCCGGCACAGCCATCACCGCACCGGTGCCGTAGCCCATGAGCACGAAGTTGGCCACCCAGATGGGCATGCGCCGTCCGGTGAGGGGGTTGATGCAGTACGCCCCGGTGAAGATGCCTTCCTTTTCCTGATCCTCGGCCCCGCGCTGCAGGCGGTCGGTATTCTTGACTTTGGTGCAGAAGGCGCGCACGGCCTCGGCGTTGGGGGAGTCCTTGATGAGCTGTTCCACCAGGGGATGTTCCGCCGCCAGGGACATGAACGTGGCCCCGAAGAGCGTGTCCGGCCGGGTGGTGAAGACGCGGATGTTCGCGGTACCGTCCTCGGCGGGGCGTTCGAGATCAAAGCTGATGTACGCCCCGGTGGAGCGGCCGATCCAGTTGCGCTGCATGGAGACCACGCGCTCGGGCCAGCCCTGTTCCAGGGTGTCCAGATCATCCAGCAATTCCTGGGCATAGTCCGTGATGCGCAGGAACCACTGGGTCAGATCCCGCTGGACCACCTGCGAATCGCAGCGCCAGCACTGCCCGTCGATGACCTGTTCGTTGGCCAGCACGGTGTGGCAGGTTTCGCACCAGTTTTGAGGCGCCTGCTTGCGGTAGGCCAGGCCTTTTTCCAGAAACTTGAGGAAGAACAGCTGCTCCCAACGGTAGTATTCGGGCACGCAGGTGGTCACCTCGCGCCGCCAGTCCAGGGAGTAGCCCATGCGCTGGAGCTGGACGCGCATGGTGTCGATGTTCTCGAAGGTCCAGCCGGCGGGGTGTACGCCGTGCTTGATGGCGGCGTTTTCCGCCGGCATGCCGAAGGCGTCCCAGCCCATGGGGTGCAGCACGTTGAAGCCTTGCATGCGCTTGTAGCGGGCAAGGACATCGCCGATGGAGTAGACCCGGGCATGGCCGATGTGGATGCGGCCTGAGGGATAGGGGAACATCTCCAGGACGTAATACTTGGGCCTGGAGGGGTCTGTTTCGCAGTGAAAGACCTTGCGTTCTTCCCAAATGCCTTGCCATTTGGCTTCGATGGACTCTGGAGAGTAGCCTTCCTGCATGAGCGGGGACCTTTGCTCGGGCGCGTTAGCGTCCGCGTTTGTCTTTTTTGAAGAGGGAGGAGAGGATGCCGCCGGACTTTTGGGGCTGGGTCAGCAGTTCCTGTTCCCGTTTGTCGAAGTCGTATTCCGTCGCCGTACGGACGTGGGCGCACTGGTGTTCCCAGAAGGCCACGCCCTTGGCGATTTCCTGTCGTTCAATGCCCACCTGCACCAGCACCACGCTGTCCAGGTGATAGTGGGGCCAGAAGGCCAGGCCCCAGCGCTTCATGACTTCCACAATATAGCGGTTCAGGGC
This sequence is a window from Megalodesulfovibrio gigas DSM 1382 = ATCC 19364. Protein-coding genes within it:
- the radC gene encoding RadC family protein; the encoded protein is MSDAPHYHGHRQRLRERFLAGPTSLADYELLELLLTYALPRRDTKPIAKAMLARLGNMADVLAAQPEDLRRVEGLGQGTELFWKLLQECRARADQQPPKARISLSHPSVVANMAMSRLGALKAEEFWVALVDAKLRLISWEQVSKGTVGHAPVYVREVLKLGLERQAHGIFLVHNHPGGDPRPSREDVAITQELIQGAQAVGLRVLDHLIVTQNDYSSLQQEGLL
- the holA gene encoding DNA polymerase III subunit delta, producing MAKPRPPYFFLVCPDSRLLQERIEQLAAGNASGWERHVFWGEEGLADRFWNLLTLENMLGVPRLLVVRHAEKLKVDAWQHLNAALNRCSSQAWPFFCLEGDWDRGKPKLPEPLKDFRGKPPLPCWSAAVDRGWIWQSPGLTAADIRRRLQEWARAEGLTLDADALQALQAVLPLNASALEGELEKLLLASRETGVITPAMAALVNDTSDLDLFAFLEMVQRGGGGDAAGAVTLWKKVLENALGGQQSITFGFLAVAARELRILWQIRHDEPVQLPPFILNKKLALARRLSEAAIARGLELLLEAERGIKSGEKDDSQALELLIAGLAQALGPPARQASPRSGGRP
- the leuS gene encoding leucine--tRNA ligase; this translates as MQEGYSPESIEAKWQGIWEERKVFHCETDPSRPKYYVLEMFPYPSGRIHIGHARVYSIGDVLARYKRMQGFNVLHPMGWDAFGMPAENAAIKHGVHPAGWTFENIDTMRVQLQRMGYSLDWRREVTTCVPEYYRWEQLFFLKFLEKGLAYRKQAPQNWCETCHTVLANEQVIDGQCWRCDSQVVQRDLTQWFLRITDYAQELLDDLDTLEQGWPERVVSMQRNWIGRSTGAYISFDLERPAEDGTANIRVFTTRPDTLFGATFMSLAAEHPLVEQLIKDSPNAEAVRAFCTKVKNTDRLQRGAEDQEKEGIFTGAYCINPLTGRRMPIWVANFVLMGYGTGAVMAVPAHDQRDFEFATKYDLPMQVVIQPAGDTLDPAAMTAAYVDPGVLVNSGAFDGQPNEEAKKAIVEHLQSQDKAEPAVTWRLRDWNISRQRYWGAPIPVLYCDDCGVVPEKEENLPVVLPLDVKTREDGRSPLPDYAPFVQAPCPRCGKPARRETDTMDTFVESSWYYIRYSAPWEHGRPFDPEALKYWLPVDQYIGGVEHAILHLLYSRFFVKALRDLGWLEFDEPFKALLAQGMVLKDGTKMSKSKGNVVSPDEMTARYGADAVRCFLLFAAPPERDLDWSDTGIEGSFRFVQRVWRLIDELRHSLPALSAAGSTTADVAEAGLPEAAELRHKEHVTIQKVAEDIGEKFQFNTAIAAVMELVNQIYQGKDALLASPAGARVLSSAVSTMLTVLAPVTPHLCEECWSRLGHADLLAAAPWPTVDPAALVKDAITVVVQVNGKLRARLDVAPDIAEDVIKALALAEPNVQKHLDGKTVQKVVYVPGKLVSVVVK